In Spirochaeta thermophila DSM 6578, the following proteins share a genomic window:
- a CDS encoding class I SAM-dependent methyltransferase, whose amino-acid sequence MREFFDRIQGYYVKRLKKFSRSPRERHLAVGWESRDAQERRFRVLLDHVPLEGGSLLDVGCGLGDLYGFLKREGVACDYTGMDILPAMVEQARTSWPEGRFMVGDVCSEDLFPPHSFDVVYASGMFNLRVKDNYAFLGRALGVFRSLARRAVVCSMLSVKSPFPEPEYFYYEVDRVRRLAEAGPWRVEVMEHYMDNDLTLVCRKGGL is encoded by the coding sequence ATGAGGGAGTTCTTCGATCGTATCCAGGGTTACTATGTCAAACGGCTGAAGAAGTTCTCGCGTTCACCCCGGGAACGACATCTGGCGGTGGGCTGGGAGAGCAGGGATGCCCAGGAACGTCGATTCAGGGTGCTCCTCGATCATGTCCCTCTCGAAGGGGGTTCGCTCCTGGATGTGGGGTGCGGTCTGGGGGATCTCTATGGGTTTCTCAAGAGGGAGGGCGTCGCGTGCGACTACACCGGAATGGACATCCTCCCTGCAATGGTGGAACAGGCGAGGACTTCCTGGCCGGAGGGGCGCTTCATGGTGGGGGATGTCTGCAGTGAGGATCTCTTTCCCCCGCACTCCTTCGACGTGGTGTATGCCTCGGGGATGTTCAACCTGAGGGTAAAGGACAACTATGCCTTCCTCGGGCGGGCCCTGGGGGTGTTCCGTTCCCTCGCCCGGCGGGCGGTGGTGTGTAGTATGCTATCGGTGAAGTCTCCGTTTCCGGAGCCCGAGTACTTCTACTACGAGGTCGATCGGGTGCGTCGGTTGGCGGAAGCAGGCCCGTGGCGGGTGGAGGTGATGGAGCACTACATGGACAACGATCTCACACTGGTGTGCCGAAAGGGGGGGCTGTGA
- a CDS encoding PstS family phosphate ABC transporter substrate-binding protein, with translation MRRVLSLLAGIVLASGFVWAGGQGESGALSGTIRIAGSSTVYPITVAMAEEFNRVQPGVQIAVQSTGTGGGFKNFFIPGKTEINDASRPIKESELEQVRAQGDDALEFQVAIDAVTVVVNPQADWVDDVTIEQLRHIWRPDDPAQKWSDVDPSWPDEPFELYGPTSASGTFDFFTEKVMGEEDLSRSDYQGTEEDNTIVQAVSGSKYALGYFGMAYYLENTNRVKALKVNGVAPSLETARTYEYPLSRPIFIYVRKSALARPEVAAFVRFYIERTNSDLISEIGYVPVTDEVVKENLAKLEKAIAEVSKK, from the coding sequence ATGAGACGTGTTCTGTCTTTGCTTGCAGGGATCGTCCTGGCCTCCGGTTTCGTGTGGGCGGGAGGTCAGGGAGAGTCGGGGGCTCTCTCCGGCACCATACGTATTGCAGGGAGCAGCACGGTCTATCCCATCACCGTGGCGATGGCCGAGGAGTTCAACCGGGTCCAGCCCGGCGTCCAGATCGCGGTGCAGTCCACCGGGACCGGCGGAGGGTTCAAAAACTTCTTCATTCCGGGCAAGACCGAGATCAACGATGCGAGCCGCCCCATCAAGGAGAGCGAGCTCGAACAGGTGCGGGCGCAGGGTGACGACGCCCTCGAGTTCCAGGTGGCGATCGATGCGGTGACTGTGGTGGTCAACCCCCAGGCCGACTGGGTCGACGATGTCACCATCGAGCAGCTCCGGCACATCTGGCGGCCCGATGATCCTGCTCAGAAATGGAGCGACGTGGACCCCTCGTGGCCGGATGAGCCCTTCGAGCTCTATGGTCCCACGAGTGCCTCGGGCACCTTCGACTTCTTCACCGAGAAGGTGATGGGGGAGGAGGACCTCTCCCGGAGCGACTACCAGGGCACCGAGGAGGACAACACCATCGTCCAGGCGGTCTCCGGCTCGAAGTACGCCCTCGGGTACTTCGGTATGGCCTACTACCTGGAGAACACGAACAGGGTGAAGGCCCTCAAGGTGAACGGTGTGGCCCCTTCTCTCGAGACGGCCCGTACGTATGAGTATCCGCTCTCGAGGCCCATCTTCATCTATGTGAGGAAGAGCGCCCTCGCACGGCCTGAGGTGGCGGCCTTCGTCAGGTTCTACATCGAGCGGACGAACTCCGACCTCATAAGCGAGATAGGCTACGTGCCTGTGACCGACGAGGTGGTGAAGGAGAACCTCGCGAAGCTCGAGAAGGCCATCGCCGAGGTCTCGAAGAAGTAG
- the pstB gene encoding phosphate ABC transporter ATP-binding protein PstB, whose translation MDREVQFQVADGRFRSVPEGKEEVIIETRGLSVYYGYHMALYDINLPIYKNRITAFIGPSGCGKSTLLRCFNRMNEVVADVRIEGEVLFHGKNVYDPDVDPVLLRRRIGMVFQQPNPFPKSIYDNVAYGPRMYGIKDKATLDEIVEESLRAAALWDEVKDVLGKSALALSGGQQQRLCIARTIAVKPEVILMDEPASALDPISTARIEELMQELARQYTIVIVTHNMQQAARVSDYTAFLYLHEEWGAGYIEEFGPTKELFLNPKKKRTEDYISGKFG comes from the coding sequence ATGGATCGCGAGGTGCAGTTTCAGGTGGCGGACGGCCGGTTTCGATCCGTCCCGGAGGGCAAGGAAGAGGTGATCATCGAGACCCGTGGGCTCTCGGTGTACTACGGGTATCACATGGCGCTCTACGACATCAATCTTCCGATATATAAGAACAGGATTACGGCCTTCATCGGTCCGTCCGGGTGCGGTAAGTCCACCCTCCTTCGGTGTTTCAACCGGATGAACGAGGTGGTGGCGGACGTGCGGATCGAGGGGGAGGTGCTGTTCCACGGGAAGAATGTGTATGATCCCGATGTGGACCCCGTGCTCCTCCGCCGCAGGATCGGGATGGTCTTCCAGCAGCCGAATCCCTTTCCCAAGAGCATCTACGACAACGTGGCCTACGGCCCCCGGATGTACGGGATAAAGGACAAGGCCACGCTCGACGAGATCGTGGAGGAGAGCCTGCGGGCGGCGGCCCTGTGGGACGAGGTGAAGGACGTGCTGGGGAAGAGCGCGCTCGCCCTCTCGGGCGGCCAGCAGCAGCGTCTCTGTATCGCCCGGACGATCGCGGTGAAGCCCGAGGTCATCCTCATGGACGAGCCGGCCTCGGCCCTGGATCCGATCTCCACGGCGAGGATCGAGGAGCTCATGCAGGAGCTCGCCCGACAGTACACCATCGTGATCGTCACGCACAACATGCAGCAGGCGGCCCGGGTCTCCGATTACACGGCCTTTCTCTACCTCCACGAGGAGTGGGGGGCGGGCTACATCGAGGAGTTCGGTCCTACGAAGGAGCTCTTCCTCAACCCGAAGAAGAAGCGCACCGAGGACTACATCTCGGGGAAGTTCGGTTGA
- a CDS encoding YifB family Mg chelatase-like AAA ATPase, with protein sequence MQVVSFLPWGYEGIVVRVEVDIRKGIPGVEVVGFAGTAVKEARERIRVALKNSGFAFPQKRVLINLAPAGLPKKGAWYDLAIALALLAASGQVEAAEGVVLVMGELRLSGEVLPVEGVLSSLIAARREGVRVAVVPAANVAEATVVKGVRVFGVGSLEEAVEVVEAGFPEEREEKGEDVGVEEEWEHDFSSFKGQTYLRRALEVAAAGGHHVFLFGPPGSGKTMGAYTFPSILPPLSEEERLEVLQVYSLAGELQNGSRRTYSNRRPFRAPHHSATVEGMVGGGKEVRPGEISLAHQGVLFMDEAPEFRASILQSLREPIETGRITLSRAGHSFWYPARFQLILAANPCPCGNLGREGAVCACSVQEIKRYWRKIGAPLLDRIDIRFPVSPESPEVLLSDRPEPSAAVRERVERAWSIQRERFAGKDYSRNASMTPEEVETHCRLGDEEQRLLLKAVEQLSLSSRACASILKLARTIADLEGAERIQKDHLLEAVHYRRYGDMDFFWSEL encoded by the coding sequence ATGCAGGTGGTGAGTTTCCTTCCCTGGGGATATGAGGGGATCGTGGTACGGGTGGAGGTGGATATCAGGAAGGGGATACCGGGGGTCGAGGTGGTGGGGTTCGCCGGAACGGCGGTGAAGGAGGCGCGGGAGAGGATCAGGGTGGCGCTCAAGAACAGCGGATTCGCCTTTCCTCAGAAGCGCGTACTCATCAATCTCGCACCGGCGGGGTTACCCAAGAAGGGGGCCTGGTACGATCTGGCGATCGCGCTCGCCCTCCTCGCGGCTTCGGGGCAGGTGGAGGCCGCGGAGGGGGTGGTCCTGGTGATGGGCGAGTTGCGTCTTTCGGGCGAGGTCCTGCCGGTGGAAGGGGTACTCTCCAGCCTGATCGCGGCGAGGAGGGAGGGGGTGCGGGTGGCGGTGGTGCCGGCGGCGAACGTGGCCGAGGCCACGGTGGTGAAGGGGGTGCGGGTCTTCGGGGTGGGATCACTGGAGGAGGCGGTGGAGGTGGTGGAGGCCGGGTTCCCGGAGGAGCGGGAGGAGAAGGGGGAGGATGTCGGAGTCGAGGAGGAATGGGAGCACGATTTCTCCTCCTTCAAGGGACAGACCTATCTGCGTCGCGCCCTCGAGGTGGCGGCGGCCGGGGGACACCACGTCTTCCTCTTCGGGCCTCCCGGTTCGGGCAAGACCATGGGGGCCTACACCTTCCCTTCGATCCTCCCGCCCCTTTCGGAGGAGGAGCGTCTCGAGGTGCTCCAGGTCTACTCGCTCGCCGGTGAGCTCCAGAACGGTTCACGGAGGACCTACTCGAATCGACGTCCTTTCCGAGCTCCCCACCACTCTGCCACGGTGGAGGGCATGGTGGGAGGGGGGAAGGAGGTACGCCCCGGAGAGATCTCGCTCGCCCATCAGGGTGTGCTCTTCATGGACGAGGCGCCGGAGTTTCGCGCCTCCATCCTCCAGAGTCTCCGAGAACCCATAGAGACCGGCCGCATCACCCTCTCCCGGGCCGGACACTCCTTCTGGTACCCAGCACGCTTTCAGCTCATCCTCGCCGCCAACCCCTGCCCTTGCGGCAACCTGGGGAGGGAGGGCGCGGTCTGTGCCTGCAGTGTGCAGGAGATAAAGCGCTACTGGCGGAAGATCGGGGCACCGCTCCTCGATCGCATCGACATCCGATTCCCCGTGAGCCCGGAGTCACCCGAGGTCCTCCTCTCCGATCGTCCTGAGCCGAGCGCTGCAGTGAGGGAACGGGTGGAACGCGCCTGGTCCATTCAGCGGGAACGGTTCGCTGGAAAGGACTACTCCAGGAACGCCTCGATGACTCCGGAGGAGGTGGAGACCCACTGTCGCCTGGGAGACGAGGAGCAACGCCTGCTCCTCAAGGCGGTGGAACAGCTCTCCCTCTCCTCCCGGGCCTGCGCATCGATCCTCAAGCTCGCACGGACCATCGCCGATCTCGAGGGGGCCGAACGTATCCAGAAAGATCACCTCCTCGAGGCGGTGCACTACAGGCGATACGGCGACATGGACTTTTTCTGGTCGGAGCTCTGA
- the pstA gene encoding phosphate ABC transporter permease PstA, whose amino-acid sequence MSETTGRAPHTPTLWHSVGAERIKDRIFLGVAFLATVWGLLSLAGLLVYVFSDAIGWLDWQFLTSPPSRFPEKAGVGPVLAGSFYLIVLVGLMVFPFGVGAAIYLEEYAKEGRLKRLIETNIANLAGVPSIVYGLLGLGVFVGVMHLPIGCLLVASLTLMLRVLPIVIVSAQEAIRAVPDSHRFASLGMGTTRWQMITSVVLPEAFPGIMTGIILALANAMGETAPLIMVGVAHSIFTPPRGLLSAFGALPLQIFAWSDYPKPEFQHGVVPAAIVVLLVTLMLLNGIAVYLRHRFSKRRW is encoded by the coding sequence ATGAGTGAGACGACGGGGCGTGCTCCTCACACTCCCACGCTGTGGCACAGTGTGGGGGCCGAGCGGATCAAGGACAGGATCTTCCTGGGGGTGGCCTTCCTCGCCACGGTGTGGGGGCTCCTCTCGCTCGCGGGGCTCCTGGTCTACGTGTTCTCGGATGCCATAGGGTGGCTAGACTGGCAGTTCCTCACGAGTCCGCCGTCGCGCTTCCCCGAGAAGGCGGGCGTGGGGCCGGTCCTCGCAGGTTCGTTCTACCTCATCGTCCTGGTGGGGCTCATGGTCTTCCCGTTCGGGGTGGGCGCTGCGATCTACCTGGAGGAGTACGCCAAGGAGGGCAGGCTCAAGCGTCTCATCGAGACGAACATCGCGAACCTGGCGGGGGTGCCCTCGATCGTGTACGGCCTTCTGGGCCTGGGGGTATTCGTGGGTGTGATGCACCTGCCCATCGGGTGTCTGCTCGTGGCGAGCCTCACCCTCATGTTGAGGGTGCTCCCCATCGTGATCGTCTCGGCCCAGGAGGCGATCAGGGCGGTGCCCGACTCGCACCGTTTCGCCTCGCTCGGCATGGGGACCACGCGGTGGCAGATGATCACCTCGGTGGTGCTGCCGGAGGCGTTCCCCGGGATCATGACAGGGATCATCCTCGCCCTGGCGAACGCCATGGGTGAGACCGCACCCCTCATCATGGTGGGAGTGGCCCACTCGATCTTCACGCCTCCGAGGGGCCTGCTCTCGGCCTTTGGGGCCCTTCCGCTCCAGATCTTCGCCTGGTCCGACTATCCCAAGCCGGAGTTCCAGCACGGGGTGGTGCCGGCGGCGATCGTCGTGCTCCTGGTGACGCTCATGTTGCTCAACGGTATTGCCGTGTACCTGCGGCACAGATTCTCCAAGCGACGGTGGTAG
- the pstC gene encoding phosphate ABC transporter permease subunit PstC, whose translation MSEMNSLSPPPHRTERWVRRVLLFMAGMSVLITAGIVLVLLVDSLSFFRDVSPLHFLTSTRWSPTIQPYSFGVLPLLSGTLAFTLCTALIALPIGLLTAIFLAEYAPEGLRAVLKPALEVLAGIPTVVYGYFALVYVTPFLKTYLFPEISTFNTLSASIVVAIMIIPTVSSISEDAMRAVPRSLRYAAYALGTTKFQTVRTVVLPSALSGIVSSFILGISRVIGETMAVTIAAGNLSRMVNIFDPADAFLRPIQTMTAAMVEVGISDVTGESMAYKSLYAVGLVLFLFTLGLNLIAGRIRRRFREKYQ comes from the coding sequence ATGAGTGAGATGAACTCCCTTTCCCCCCCTCCCCACAGAACCGAGCGGTGGGTGCGGAGGGTACTCCTCTTCATGGCGGGCATGTCCGTGCTCATCACCGCAGGGATCGTCCTGGTGCTGCTCGTCGATTCCCTCTCGTTCTTCAGAGATGTCTCTCCCCTCCACTTTCTCACCTCCACGAGGTGGAGCCCGACCATCCAGCCCTACTCCTTCGGCGTCCTGCCGCTCCTCTCGGGTACCCTCGCTTTCACCCTGTGCACCGCCCTCATCGCCCTTCCCATCGGCCTGCTCACCGCGATCTTCCTGGCCGAATACGCGCCGGAGGGGCTCAGGGCCGTGCTCAAACCTGCCCTCGAGGTGCTCGCAGGGATCCCCACGGTGGTGTACGGGTACTTCGCCCTGGTCTATGTGACCCCCTTCCTCAAGACGTACCTCTTCCCCGAGATCTCCACGTTCAATACCTTGAGCGCATCGATCGTGGTGGCCATCATGATCATCCCCACGGTGAGCAGCATAAGCGAGGATGCGATGCGCGCCGTGCCCCGTTCGCTCAGGTATGCCGCCTATGCCCTGGGCACCACCAAGTTCCAGACCGTGAGGACCGTGGTGCTCCCCTCGGCCCTCTCCGGCATCGTCTCGTCGTTCATCCTGGGGATCTCGCGGGTGATAGGGGAGACCATGGCCGTGACCATCGCGGCGGGCAACCTTTCCCGGATGGTGAACATCTTCGATCCCGCCGACGCCTTCCTCAGGCCCATCCAGACCATGACCGCCGCAATGGTGGAGGTGGGGATAAGCGACGTGACGGGTGAGAGCATGGCCTACAAGAGCCTCTATGCGGTGGGGCTCGTGCTCTTCCTCTTCACGCTTGGGCTCAACCTCATCGCCGGCAGGATACGCAGGCGTTTCAGGGAGAAGTACCAATGA
- a CDS encoding SH3 domain-containing protein: protein MRGRVFLLACAALILFSGCREDRALPLEVPVSPPLSEELRWAVVRDAYARLWDAPPPRGSVVGILRRGDMVEIVEEEGAWCRVVRGTEEGWVGEGHLLRYRIRLQAETASRRLIERF from the coding sequence ATGAGAGGGCGGGTCTTCCTCTTGGCGTGTGCCGCGCTCATCCTCTTCTCGGGCTGCAGGGAAGACCGTGCCCTTCCGCTCGAGGTCCCGGTTTCTCCTCCTCTGAGCGAGGAGCTCCGCTGGGCCGTGGTCCGGGACGCCTATGCAAGGCTGTGGGACGCCCCTCCTCCGCGCGGTTCTGTGGTCGGTATCCTCAGGAGGGGGGACATGGTGGAGATCGTGGAAGAGGAAGGAGCGTGGTGCAGAGTGGTGAGGGGTACGGAGGAGGGCTGGGTGGGTGAAGGCCATCTCTTGCGCTACAGGATCAGACTCCAGGCCGAGACCGCTTCCCGTCGCCTCATCGAGCGCTTTTAA
- the rnhA gene encoding ribonuclease HI: MIEVYTDGACKGNPGPGGWAYVVVRDGEGEGAFGGERMTTNNRMELLAVIKALERVDAGGRVRVYTDSEYVRRGITEWIDRWLANGWKTRDRRDVKNRDLWERLWRLAAEVELEWVWVQGHAGVGWNEVCDRMAHLAALRAGG; the protein is encoded by the coding sequence GTGATAGAGGTGTATACCGACGGTGCGTGCAAGGGGAATCCCGGTCCGGGTGGGTGGGCCTACGTGGTGGTGAGGGACGGTGAGGGTGAGGGGGCGTTCGGGGGTGAGAGGATGACGACCAACAACCGGATGGAGCTCCTTGCGGTGATCAAGGCCTTGGAGCGGGTGGATGCGGGGGGGAGGGTGCGGGTGTATACCGATTCGGAGTACGTACGGCGCGGGATCACCGAGTGGATCGACAGGTGGCTCGCGAACGGATGGAAGACGAGGGACAGGAGGGATGTGAAGAACCGCGACCTGTGGGAGCGGCTGTGGCGGCTCGCCGCGGAGGTGGAGCTCGAGTGGGTCTGGGTGCAGGGGCATGCGGGGGTGGGGTGGAACGAGGTGTGCGACCGGATGGCCCATCTGGCGGCGCTCAGGGCAGGAGGATGA
- a CDS encoding S1C family serine protease produces MMRTFWTRTVVVIGSVVLFLFALGLGLGVGRSMGGRDASGQSEAVLPEIPVDTGAEALIPVAEGAGRYSEDELENIRVYETRNRGVVNITTETLAYNWFLEPVPQEGVTGSGSIIDARGYVLTNYHVVKGAYKVFISLADGSQYEGEVVGVDPENDLAVLKFDPRDKDLVVIPMGGSSDLKVGQKVLAIGNPFGLERTLTVGVVSALGRPVRTEDGLIIQDMIQTDTSINPGNSGGPLLDSRGYMIGINTMIYSPSGGSVGVGFAVPVDTAKRVVPELIAHGYVERGWIDIVPVQLFPALVRYAGLPVSRGILVSKVEPGSPAAKAGLKGGSPDKAVRYGRSIIYLGGDIIVEVDGRAVGSLADLYAALEDNKPGERVEVKVVRDGKAVTLSIPLSKRPERFNWN; encoded by the coding sequence ATGATGCGCACGTTCTGGACCCGTACCGTCGTCGTGATCGGATCTGTTGTGCTCTTTCTCTTTGCGCTCGGTCTGGGGCTGGGGGTGGGGCGTTCGATGGGGGGGCGGGATGCCTCTGGGCAGTCCGAGGCGGTGCTGCCGGAGATCCCCGTGGACACCGGGGCCGAGGCGCTCATCCCCGTGGCCGAGGGGGCGGGTCGATACAGCGAGGACGAACTCGAGAACATCCGCGTGTACGAGACGAGGAACCGCGGGGTGGTCAACATCACCACTGAGACCCTCGCCTACAACTGGTTCCTCGAGCCGGTTCCCCAGGAGGGGGTGACCGGGAGCGGGTCCATCATCGACGCGCGGGGCTACGTGCTCACGAATTACCACGTGGTCAAGGGTGCCTACAAGGTCTTCATCTCCCTTGCCGATGGGAGTCAGTACGAGGGTGAGGTGGTGGGGGTGGATCCCGAGAACGATCTTGCGGTCCTCAAGTTCGATCCTCGAGATAAGGACCTCGTGGTGATCCCCATGGGCGGCTCCTCGGACCTCAAGGTGGGCCAGAAGGTGCTCGCCATAGGAAACCCGTTCGGACTCGAACGTACCCTCACCGTGGGGGTGGTGTCGGCCCTGGGGAGGCCCGTCAGGACCGAGGACGGCCTCATCATACAGGACATGATCCAGACCGACACCTCCATCAATCCGGGCAACTCCGGGGGGCCTCTCCTCGACTCCCGCGGCTACATGATCGGGATCAATACCATGATCTATTCTCCCTCGGGTGGATCGGTGGGCGTGGGGTTCGCGGTGCCGGTGGACACGGCGAAGCGGGTGGTTCCTGAGCTCATCGCCCACGGGTACGTGGAGCGCGGGTGGATCGATATCGTCCCCGTGCAGCTCTTCCCTGCATTGGTACGCTACGCCGGTCTGCCCGTCTCGAGAGGGATTCTCGTCTCCAAGGTGGAACCGGGAAGCCCTGCGGCCAAGGCGGGTCTGAAGGGCGGTTCTCCGGACAAGGCCGTGCGCTACGGGCGGAGCATCATCTATCTGGGAGGGGATATCATCGTGGAGGTGGACGGCCGGGCGGTGGGGAGCCTCGCCGACCTCTACGCCGCGCTCGAGGACAACAAGCCGGGTGAGAGGGTGGAGGTGAAGGTGGTACGCGATGGGAAGGCGGTGACGCTTTCCATCCCGCTCTCCAAACGACCTGAGCGTTTCAACTGGAACTAG
- the uvrB gene encoding excinuclease ABC subunit UvrB, protein MSGFRVEAPFGPAGDQGKAIALLSEGVKKGYRYQTLKGVTGSGKTFTMAKIVEEVQLPTLVISHNKTLAAQLYREFKEFFPHNAVEYFVSYYDYYQPEAYVASKDLYIEKDASINEEIDRLRLSATASLMERPDVIVVATVSCIYGLGNPEHFREMRVRIDVGQRLDLGMLKQQLVSLQYERNDAVLTRGTFRVRGEIVDIYPAYLEHVYRVELDWDEVVSIKVVHPLTLEVLDERKSLFVYPAKHFVLPEEQVRSAIQGIREELDERYRELLSQNKLVEAQRLKARTEYDLEMLEEMGYCSGIENYSRHLSGRKPGQRPAVLLDYFPDRFLVFIDESHVTLPQLKAMYEGDRSRKLSLVEYGFRLPSALDNRPLRYEEFESIVPQVIYVSATPEEEELSKSSQVVEQVIRPTGLLDPEVEVRPTEGQIDDLYAEIRKRVEKGQRVLVTTLTKKMAEDLTDYLQSLGLRVRYLHAEVETIERVELLRDLRAGEFDVLVGINLLREGLDLPEVALVAILDADKIGFLRSATSLIQIMGRAARNAEGKVIMYADRVTDAMREAIEETRRRRTIQEAYNREHGITPQTIQKSVRDILERRMKVKEEVERKEIEVLVHGYNILVPSERKKLIQRLEKEMLERAKNLEFEMAAVIRDEIARLKEMA, encoded by the coding sequence ATGAGCGGATTCAGGGTGGAGGCCCCGTTCGGGCCGGCGGGTGATCAGGGGAAGGCGATCGCCCTCCTCTCGGAGGGGGTGAAGAAGGGCTACAGGTATCAGACGCTCAAAGGGGTGACCGGCTCGGGGAAGACCTTCACCATGGCGAAGATCGTGGAGGAGGTGCAACTCCCCACCCTGGTGATCTCCCACAACAAGACCCTCGCCGCCCAGCTCTACCGCGAATTCAAGGAGTTCTTCCCTCACAACGCCGTGGAGTACTTCGTCTCCTACTACGACTACTACCAGCCCGAGGCCTACGTGGCCTCCAAGGATCTCTACATCGAGAAGGACGCCTCCATCAACGAGGAGATCGACAGGCTCAGGCTCTCGGCCACCGCGAGTCTCATGGAACGGCCCGACGTCATCGTGGTCGCGACCGTCTCGTGCATCTACGGGCTGGGGAATCCCGAGCACTTCCGGGAGATGCGGGTGAGGATCGACGTGGGGCAGCGCCTCGATCTGGGGATGCTCAAGCAGCAGCTCGTGAGCCTCCAGTACGAGCGGAACGATGCGGTGCTCACGCGCGGCACCTTCAGGGTGCGGGGGGAGATCGTGGACATCTACCCCGCCTATCTCGAGCACGTCTACAGGGTGGAACTCGACTGGGACGAGGTGGTCTCCATAAAGGTGGTCCATCCCCTCACCCTGGAGGTGCTCGACGAGAGGAAGAGCCTTTTCGTCTATCCGGCGAAGCACTTCGTCCTCCCCGAGGAACAGGTCCGTAGTGCCATCCAGGGCATCCGGGAGGAGCTTGACGAACGTTACCGGGAACTCCTCTCCCAGAACAAGCTCGTGGAGGCCCAGCGCCTCAAGGCACGGACCGAGTACGACCTCGAGATGCTCGAGGAGATGGGCTATTGCTCCGGGATAGAGAACTACTCGCGTCACCTTTCCGGCCGGAAGCCGGGGCAGCGTCCCGCGGTCTTGCTCGACTACTTCCCCGACAGGTTCCTCGTCTTCATCGACGAGTCGCACGTGACCCTACCCCAGCTCAAGGCCATGTACGAGGGCGACCGCTCGAGGAAGCTCTCCCTGGTGGAGTATGGCTTCAGGCTCCCTTCCGCCCTTGACAACAGGCCCCTCAGGTACGAGGAGTTCGAGTCGATCGTGCCGCAGGTGATCTATGTGTCGGCCACCCCCGAGGAGGAGGAACTCTCCAAGTCATCCCAGGTGGTGGAGCAGGTCATCCGTCCCACCGGGCTCCTGGACCCGGAGGTGGAGGTGCGACCCACTGAAGGGCAGATCGACGATCTGTATGCCGAGATCAGGAAGCGGGTCGAGAAGGGCCAGCGGGTCCTGGTGACCACCCTCACCAAGAAGATGGCCGAGGATCTCACCGACTACCTGCAGTCCCTGGGGCTCAGGGTGCGGTACCTCCATGCCGAGGTGGAGACCATAGAGCGGGTGGAGCTCCTGCGCGACCTGCGGGCAGGCGAGTTCGACGTGCTGGTGGGGATCAACCTCCTCCGGGAGGGACTCGACCTTCCTGAGGTGGCGCTGGTTGCGATCCTCGATGCCGACAAGATAGGGTTTCTGCGGTCGGCGACCTCGCTCATCCAGATCATGGGCCGGGCAGCGAGGAACGCCGAGGGCAAGGTCATCATGTACGCCGATCGCGTGACCGATGCGATGCGGGAGGCCATAGAGGAGACGAGGAGGCGTCGAACCATCCAGGAGGCCTACAACAGGGAACACGGCATCACCCCACAGACCATCCAGAAGTCGGTGCGCGACATCCTCGAGCGCAGGATGAAGGTCAAGGAAGAGGTGGAACGGAAGGAGATCGAAGTCTTGGTCCACGGGTACAACATCCTCGTCCCCTCCGAGCGGAAGAAGCTCATCCAGCGCCTCGAGAAGGAGATGTTGGAGCGCGCCAAGAACCTGGAGTTCGAGATGGCCGCGGTGATCCGGGACGAGATCGCCCGCCTCAAGGAGATGGCATGA
- a CDS encoding VOC family protein, whose product MHVHYVEIVSTSVDAQCSFLKQVYGLSCDTMVEDLGNARVATMPNGVLVGVRSPLGDHEQPIVRTYFEVSDIMAAMRRAEAAGALIAYPPTKQGETGTWAICILDGIQYGLWQK is encoded by the coding sequence ATGCATGTTCATTATGTGGAGATCGTGAGCACCTCTGTGGATGCACAGTGTAGCTTCCTGAAGCAGGTGTATGGGCTTTCATGTGATACCATGGTGGAAGATCTCGGAAACGCCCGAGTGGCAACTATGCCGAATGGGGTACTGGTAGGTGTCCGATCTCCGCTGGGGGACCATGAGCAACCCATCGTGCGCACCTACTTCGAGGTAAGTGATATCATGGCGGCAATGAGGAGGGCCGAGGCGGCCGGAGCGCTGATTGCGTACCCTCCTACGAAACAGGGAGAGACGGGCACGTGGGCGATATGTATCCTCGACGGGATCCAGTACGGGCTGTGGCAGAAGTGA